One window of the Wolbachia endosymbiont of Ctenocephalides felis wCfeJ genome contains the following:
- a CDS encoding TRP75-related protein yields MLKIFSEVLFILMFLVSSFFIVHDVEAKSKIKLSEKYKPPGNPGGANFNEDEDFAESYKLYEKRRELLKKKKLQGRADANMKKESLAKKLKEKKIAILNNELNDVEACIIDDEGDAMINQHGINIARLRGAVFIDQGSISQYESGQHEDERPERKKITATRRKKISPINIIIKDTQSKKTCSHDSIAGLNNVTQYNTNGSDSFGSVADTAE; encoded by the coding sequence ATGCTTAAGATTTTTTCTGAAGTCTTATTTATACTAATGTTTTTAGTTTCTAGCTTCTTTATTGTGCATGATGTTGAGGCTAAGTCTAAAATAAAACTTAGTGAGAAATATAAGCCTCCAGGTAACCCCGGCGGTGCAAACTTTAATGAGGATGAGGATTTTGCTGAGTCATATAAGCTGTATGAAAAGCGTAGGGAACTTCTAAAGAAAAAAAAGTTGCAGGGTCGAGCTGATGCTAACATGAAAAAAGAGAGTCTAGCCAAAAAGTTAAAGGAAAAAAAGATTGCCATCCTTAATAATGAGCTAAACGATGTAGAAGCCTGTATAATTGACGATGAAGGGGATGCTATGATAAACCAACATGGCATTAATATTGCACGTTTGAGGGGAGCTGTGTTCATAGATCAAGGGTCTATCTCTCAATATGAAAGCGGACAACATGAAGATGAACGACCAGAGAGAAAAAAGATTACTGCAACACGAAGGAAGAAAATTTCTCCTATAAATATTATTATAAAAGACACTCAATCAAAAAAGACTTGTTCACATGATTCTATTGCTGGTCTTAATAATGTTACACAGTATAATACAAATGGCTCGGATTCATTTGGAAGTGTAGCTGATACGGCAGAATAG